A DNA window from Ctenopharyngodon idella isolate HZGC_01 chromosome 10, HZGC01, whole genome shotgun sequence contains the following coding sequences:
- the nab1a gene encoding NGFI-A-binding protein 1a, with product MSLQRTFSPAREAERCLETAASTGSSRAHQLRKRAMSVLLPRSLGELQLYRILQKANLLCYYEAFIQQGGDDVQQLCEAGEEEFLEIMALVGMATKPLHVRRLQKALRDWVTNPSLFNQPLTSLPVCSIPVYKLPESSPGIHSNGQQNQLAVPRALLPTSPSPGRLDLSRDGTPGCSPLQGASESRFWGSESEHSLSPSGACSPCSPHDALETLDSVAIQCVMECVERLAQTLPKSNPTEVKEHVRANKKFSKMIGHICEMNEDDPQKEAEIRKYSAIYGRFDSKRRDGRQLTMHELTVNEASAQLCMKDLSLLTRRDELFTLARQISREVTYKYTRRSNRSHCGDDDEPSPKRIKSEDGVYDLQEALQVLHTRQETVREQLTIAKSKGDETIRHSLQVQLDSLLAKQVELLRDAAVQERLKSLDWRIPTAALKYLTPTAQHCNSGLSHLSGERPLNLRLSDVPLGRQLANELKRHHKQNAEERHHNQQNSEERMTAATENGSQKEPRLLDKKTIKSEPEDSR from the exons ATGAGCCTTCAACGCACTTTCTCTCCTGCGCGAGAGGCGGAGCGCTGCCTCGAGACAGCGGCGAGCACCGGGAGCAGTCGCGCGCACCAGCTGCGAAAGAGAG CCATGTCAGTGCTCCTGCCTCGTTCCTTGGGCGAGCTTCAACTGTACCGGATCCTGCAGAAGGCAAACTTGCTCTGCTACTACGAAGCCTTCATCCAGCAAGGCGGTGACGATGTGCAGCAGCTCTGCGAGGCTGGCGAGGAAGAGTTCCTCGAGATCATGGCCCTTGTCGGAATGGCGACTAAACCCCTCCACGTTCGGAGGCTCCAGAAGGCTCTACGGGATTGGGTCACCAACCCTTCCCTCTTCAACCAACCGCTGACATCTCTTCCCGTTTGCAGTATACCAGTGTACAAGCTACCTGAAAGTTCCCCAGGCATCCACAGCAACGGGCAACAGAACCAGCTCGCGGTTCCCAGGGCGTTATTACCCACAAGCCCCAGTCCTGGAAGGCTGGATCTCAGCAGGGACGGGACGCCAGGCTGCTCCCCACTGCAAGGGGCTAGCGAGAGTCGCTTCTGGGGAAGCGAAAGTGAACACAGCCTGTCTCCTTCTGGAGCCTGTTCCCCGTGTTCTCCACATGACGCTCTCGAAACTCTCGATTCTGTCGCCATCCAGTGCGTGATGGAGTGCGTAGAGCGACTAGCCCAAACATTGCCCAAGAGCAACCCCACAGAAGTCAAAGAACACGTCCGCGCCAATAAGAAGTTCAGTAAGATGATCGGCCACATCTGCGAGATGAACGAAGACGATCCGCAGAAGGAGGCGGAGATTCGGAAATACAGCGCCATCTATGGACGGTTCGATTCCAAGAGGCGGGACGGCCGGCAACTTACGATGCACGAG CTAACGGTGAATGAAGCGTCCGCTCAGCTGTGCATGAAAGATCTATCGCTGCTCACCCGAAGAGACGAGCTTTTCACGCTGGCCAGGCAGATTTCACGTGAAGTTACCTACAAATACACCCGCAGGAGCAACAG GTCCCACTGCGGTGATGATGATGAACCATCTCCCAAGAGAATCAAATCTGAG GATGGTGTCTACGATCTACAGGAGGCCCTTCAGGTTCTTCATACGCGCCAGGAGACGGTGAGGGAGCAGCTCACAATTGCCAAATCTAAAGGAGACGAGACAATCAGACATAGTCTACAG gtACAGCTGGACTCTCTGCTGGCTAAGCAGGTGGAGCTCTTGCGTGATGCTGCCGTTCAGGAGAGATTGAAATCGCTGGACTGGCGGATTCCAACTGCGGCACTGAAATACCTCACTCCCACCGCTCAGCACTGCAACAGCGGTCTCTCACATCTCTCTG GCGAGAGACCCCTAAACTTGCGTCTAAGTGATGTTCCACTGGGCAGGCAATTGGCCAATGAGCTGAAGCGACATCACAAACAGAACGCAGAGGAACGACATCATAATCAGCAGAACTCTGAAGAGAGAATGACGGCAGCCACAG AAAACGGGTCTCAAAAAGAGCCGAGGCTTCTGGACAAGAAGACCATCAAATCAGAACCAGAGGACTCCAGATAA